One window from the genome of Salvelinus namaycush isolate Seneca chromosome 19, SaNama_1.0, whole genome shotgun sequence encodes:
- the LOC120064356 gene encoding ras-related protein Rab-9A-like — translation MTAKSSLLKVILLGDGGVGKSSLMNRYVTNKFDTHLFHTIGVEFLNKDLEVDSRLVTMQIWDTAGQERFRSLRTPFYRGSDCCLLTFSVDDNQSFHNLANWKKEFIYYADVKEPEKFPFVVLGNKVDVTERQVSAEDAQQWCRDNGNHPYYETSAKDSTNVAIAFEEAVRNVLAMEERADHLIPTDTVNLHRKPRSSASCC, via the coding sequence ATGACCGCCAAGTCATCCCTGCTGAAAGTCATCCTGCTGGGAGACGGAGGAGTGGGGAAGAGCTCCCTCATGAACCGCTACGTCACCAACAAGTTTGACACGCACCTCTTCCACACCATCGGCGTGGAGTTCCTCAACAAGGACCTGGAAGTGGACAGCCGTCTGGTCACCATGCAGATCTGGGACACTGCTGGACAGGAGCGTTTCCGCAGCCTCAGGACTCCCTTCTACCGCGGCTCCGACTGCTGCCTGCTCACCTTCAGCGTGGATGACAACCAGAGCTTCCACAACCTGGCCAACTGGAAAAAGGAGTTCATCTACTACGCCGACGTCAAGGAGCCCGAGAAGTTCCCCTTCGTGGTGCTGGGGAACAAGGTGGATGTGACGGAGAGACAGGTGTCTGCTGAGGATGCTCAACAGTGGTGTCGAGATAATGGCAATCACCCTTACTATGAGACCAGTGCCAAGGATTCCACCAACGTAGCTATAGCCTTTGAGGAGGCGGTGCGGAATGTGCTAGCCATGGAGGAGAGGGCAGACCACCTCATCCCCACAGACACAGTTAACCTCCACAGAAAGCCCCGCTCCAGTGCTTCCTGCTGTTGA